In Rutidosis leptorrhynchoides isolate AG116_Rl617_1_P2 chromosome 2, CSIRO_AGI_Rlap_v1, whole genome shotgun sequence, one genomic interval encodes:
- the LOC139893400 gene encoding probable 2-oxoglutarate-dependent dioxygenase AOP1 — translation MDSQAPLKLRTINFSEITKQMRGTPTWNSTKTQVFEALEELGCFEASFNGISPELQKSMFAYVNELFDLPFETKVRNFRETLFNSYLGQAKEIPIFESLAIDDPESFANLMWPHGNTEFINTIRSYSKKLEEMEEIVKMMVLESLNLEKYMEEHMELTSNLIRITKYRTPNEDESHMGLLSHRDKSMVTILHENEVQGLEVQTKDGKWFKVKFSEDSFVVMVGETFRAWTNGRLHATTHKVVMSGNEDRYSIGYFSFGKLDKIIKTPEEMVDEEHPLLFKPYTYGEFIKFYYTKENKNEKFALEKFCGV, via the exons ATGGACTCTCAAGCACCCCTTAAACTTCGAACCATAAATTTCTCAGAAATAACCAAACAAATGAGAGGAACCCCGACTTGGAACTCAACGAAAACTCAAGTTTTCGAAGCCCTTGAAGAATTGGGTTGTTTTGAAGCATCTTTTAATGGGATATCACCTGAACTTCAAAAGTCAATGTTCGCATATGTAAATGAGCTATTTGATCTTCCTTTTGAAACAAAGGTAAGAAACTTTAGGGAAACTCTCTTTAATAGCTACCTCGGACAAGCCAAAGAGATTCCAATCTTTGAAAGCCTTGCAATCGATGATCCGGAAAGCTTTGCCAATCTCATGTGGCCTCACGGTAACACTGAATTTAT TAACACCATACGATCTTACTCAAAGAAGTTAGAGGAGATGGAGGAGATTGTAAAAATGATGGTTCTTGAGAGCCTAAATTTGGAGAAATACATGGAAGAGCACATGGAACTAACCAGTAATCTTATTAGAATTACTAAATATCGAACACCCAACGAAGATGAATCCCATATGGGATTACTTAGTCATAGAGACAAGAGTATGGTGACGATTTTGCATGAAAATGAAGTTCAAGGACTGGAGGTGCAAACAAAAGATGGAAAGTGGTTCAAAGTAAAGTTTTCAGAAGATAGTTTTGTAGTTATGGTTGGAGAGACCTTCAGA GCTTGGACGAATGGAAGATTACATGCAACAACTCATAAGGTGGTGATGAGTGGAAATGAAGATAGGTATTCGATTGGATACTTTTCGTTTGGAAAATTGGACAAGATTATAAAGACTCCTGAAGAAATGGTGGATGAAGAACACCCATTGCTTTTCAAGCCATACACTTACGGGgagtttatcaaattttattatacGAAAGAAAACAAAAATGAAAAATTTGCGTTAGAGAAATTTTGTGGTGTTTGA